In one Drosophila pseudoobscura strain MV-25-SWS-2005 chromosome X, UCI_Dpse_MV25, whole genome shotgun sequence genomic region, the following are encoded:
- the LOC6903893 gene encoding uncharacterized protein isoform X1 — translation MSDTKKIGDRPSRRRDHERDPEWNQEQNNIMFNRLLQTLATEQQKLMVLEESRGRLMEDMRNLRARFMQENALLRRIIQRGASLEDVESLRANPSRSATRSMSFARQSPASSRQRKPTVPQQVTSRVSLKKEEQRTSRVSLKKEEQRQDAPANDPAGSRSVQVPKRVPGPNSSPKPNPIRKFRKQRQRNIHVSAQNRQKIEASQEHDPDDVL, via the exons GTGGAACCAGGAGCAGAACAACATCATGTTCAACCGACTGTTACAGACGCTGGCCAccgagcagcagaagctgatGGTTCTGGAGGAGAGCCGGGGGCGACTGATGGAGGATATGCGCAACCTGCGCGCCCGCTTCATGCAGGAGAACGCCCTCCTCCGGCGCATCATACAGAGGGGTGCAAGCTTGGAGGATGTGGAATCGCTCCGCGCCAACCCCAGCCGCAGCGCCACTCGGTCGATGTCCTTTGCCAGACAGAGCCCGGCCAGCAGCCGCCAGCGTAAGCCCACGGTCCCCCAACAGGTGACTTCGAGGGTGAGTCtgaagaaggaggagcagaggacTTCGAGGGTGAGTCtgaagaaggaggagcagaggcagGATGCCCCCGCCAATGACCCCGCCGGCAGTAGAAGCGTGCAAGTCCCGAAGAGGGTCCCAGGCCCCAATTCGAGTCCCAAACCGAATCCGATTCGAAAATTCCGGAAGCAGCGGCAAC GCAACATCCACGTCTCTGCCCAAAACAGGCAAAAGATAGAGGCAAGCCAGGAGCATGATCCTGACGATGTGCTCTAA